The Polyangiaceae bacterium genomic interval TGTGCTGGCACGCGACGCGCGACCCACGTTACGGGCGCGCTGCCGTCGCGTACTTGAACGCGCTGCTCGACGACCGCTTCGCAGTGGGAGACGAAAGGGGCGGCGAGACCGTCGTGCGCCACGACTCGGGGTACGGGATCCGTACCTTTGGCGTGTACTCCGCGCTGGGCTACGACTGGCTGCGGGACGCGCCCGGCATGACGCCGGCACTGCGCGCTCGAACGCGCGCGCGACTCGGTCAGTGGCTCGGCTGGTACGCGCGTGACGGCTACCTGCGCGACCACGCCCTGTCGAACTACTACTGGGGCTACCTCACGGCGCTCGCGCTTTCGGGTCTGTCCGCCAGCGGAGAATCCCCGGAAGGAGATCGCTGGCTGGAAGGCGCCAGGACGAAGCTCGAGCACGACGTGCTGCCGGCGTTTCGCGAGCGCTTGCCGGATGGCGGCTGGCCCGAGGGCTTTCAGTACGGCGAGTACACGGGACTGGAGATCGGCCTCGTGGTGCGGGCATTCCAGACCGCCGCGGGCATCGATCTACGAACCGCTCTCCCCTGGCTCGGCACCCTCGCTCGCCATCACAGCCATGCCCTCTTGCCGGACGGGCGCTCGGTCTACGACGGCGGCACCTGGGGCGAGCATCCCGCACGCCCGTCGCCGCTGGCCCTTTCCGGCGCGCTCTTGGCATCCGGCACCGACGCCGAAGCGCGCTACATGGTCCGGCACCTGCTGCCGCCGCTCACCCGCGAGCACGCCTGGGTGCGGCTGCTGGTGGAGGATCCACGCGCGTCCGAGCGGGATCCTCGCGTCGGTGCGGCGTCGAGCTTGCACCTCCGCGGGCTGGGCCTGACCTTCGCACGCTCGCGCTTCTCTTCGGACGCGGTGTGGACTTCCTTTCAGGCTGGGCCGTTCCTGGCCATGGATCACCAGGACAAGGACCAGGGTCATTTCGAGCTGTGGCGCGGGAGCGATGGCCTGGTGGTGGACGGCGGCGACGCGGAAGGCTCGGCCACCATCAACCACAACACGCTGCTGATCGACGACCACGAGGACCACATGAACTACACGCCGAACCAAGGCGTGTGGGGCAGCGGCGTGCGCACCACACGCTTCTTCGACGATGGAACGCTGGTCGTGGCCGTCGGGGACCTCGCGGATGCCTACGCGCCCAAGTGCGCCGCCGAGGGTTGCCCCCGCTCCGTGGAAGGTCTCACACGCACGTTCGTGTACGTTCGCCCAGGGCTGCTCGTGCTCGACGATCGCGCGCTGCTCGCCAGTGCTGGCTACGGCGTCACTTGGATCGCCCACGTGACCACCCGGCCTACGCTGGGCCGCGCGGCGGCCAGCGCCAGCGTGGGAGGCTCGCGGGTCGACATGGCCTTTCTCGAGCCCCCCAACGCGATGCTCTCGGCCCCGAAAGAGCCCACGGCGTCCGGAGAAGGACCCCACCGTCAGAATCATCCTTGGGGTCCGATGTGGCGCATCGAAGCAAAGAGCCCGATCGGCAGCCGTGAGCGCGGCTTCACCGTGTTCCTCTCCGCCGGCGCCCGCAGCGCCCCCAAGACGAACGTAACCCGCGTTTCGAGCGCCGGGCTCCGAGGGGGCGTGGCCGCCGGCACCGCCGTGCTGTTCGCCTCCGCAGAGGGCAAGGGGCACGCCGCGCTCGGCGTCCCGGCGCGCAGCGTTGTCGTCCTCGACCTCGAGCCGGGGCGTCGCTACCGGCTGGAACCCGAGGTCGATCCGACCAGCTGCTTCGTGTCCGTTCGGCTCACTCCCGATCCTGCGGGCCGCGTCGCGTCGCCCGCCGGCTCCTTACGGGCGACCATCCCCGCCTGCCGGCGGTGAGTCATGCGCGTCGTGATCGTCTCCTACGCATTCCCCCCTGTCGGCGGCGCGGGGGTACAGCGCATGCTCAAGCTGGCGAAGTACCTTCCCTCCGCCGGCGTGACGCCCACGATCCTCAGCGTCGACAACGCCTCGGTCCCACTGCGCGACGAAACGCTCTCGAGCGACATCCCAGCTGCCGTCGAGGTGATCCGCGCCCGCACGCTGGAGCCGGGCTACGCCGCCAAGCAGAGGGCCTGGAGCGCCGCGGCCGACGGCCGAAGGAGCGCTCGGAGCGCCGTCATCGGCATCGCCAAGCGGCTCCTGGTTCCAGACCCGCAGGTCTTGTGGCTACCGGCCGCGAGTCGCGCGTTGGCGCGCCGCCTGCGCGCGGCCCACGACGACGTCGTGCTGGTGAGCGGGCCTCCATTCTCGCAGTTCGCCCTGGCGCCGATAGCGCGCCACTTCGGAGCAGCCGTGGTGCTGGACTACCGCGACGAATGGACGACCCTCTCTGGCGGCATCTACGAGATGGCGGGCGCGTCCCGGAGCGCCAGCGCTGCGCTGGAATCACTGCTGCTGCGCTCTCAAGACGCGATCACGACGGCCACGGCGGCGTTCCGGGACGGGCTCCTGGCGCGGTTTTCCTTCCTGAGCCCCGAGCGCGTCGTCGCCATCGAGAACGGCTACGATCCAGCGGACTTCCCCCAAGAGCTCCCAACCCCACCGGACGATCGTCTGGTCGTGACCTACGTGGGCACCGTGTTTCGACTGACCCGAGCCGCGGGCCTTCTCGCCGCAGTGAGGCAGGTCCATGCACGGCATCCCGAGCTGGCCGCCCGGCTGGAGGTGCGCTTCGTGGGGCGTATCGTGGACACGGAGGCTCCGTTCTTCGACGGCGTGCCGGGAGTGGTGCGCACCGGCTACGTCGATCACTCCGAGGCGGTGATGGAGCAAGCCCGCTGCCACCTGGCACTGTGCCTGCTGGCGGACGTACCCGGCGCCGAGCGTATCTACCCTGCCAAGATCTTCGAGACCATGGCGCTTCGGAAGCCGTGCCTGGCGTTGTGCCCGACGGGCGCGCTGGCGAAGCTCGTGAAGGCGCACCGTGTGGGCGACGTGATCCATCCTGACGACGTGAGCGCCATCGCGCGCTTTCTCGTCGAGCGACTCGTGGCTCACGAAAACGGCACGCTGCAAACGGAAAGTGCGCCCATAGACGTGGAACGCTTCGACCGCCGCAGGCAAGCGCGTGCCTTCGCCGAGGTGATGGATCTCGCCCGCGAGAATTGCCGCAATCGAGCCCGACCACGCACAGGTCGCGTCAGTAGCGCTTGGACAACGTCAAGACGTTGGGCGCACCACTACCGTTCGCCGGGACGTAGCTCACCTCGTCCATGAACGAACGTACGATGTAGAGGCCCATGCGGGACTCGGGCAACTCGTCCAGC includes:
- a CDS encoding glycosyltransferase, whose product is MRVVIVSYAFPPVGGAGVQRMLKLAKYLPSAGVTPTILSVDNASVPLRDETLSSDIPAAVEVIRARTLEPGYAAKQRAWSAAADGRRSARSAVIGIAKRLLVPDPQVLWLPAASRALARRLRAAHDDVVLVSGPPFSQFALAPIARHFGAAVVLDYRDEWTTLSGGIYEMAGASRSASAALESLLLRSQDAITTATAAFRDGLLARFSFLSPERVVAIENGYDPADFPQELPTPPDDRLVVTYVGTVFRLTRAAGLLAAVRQVHARHPELAARLEVRFVGRIVDTEAPFFDGVPGVVRTGYVDHSEAVMEQARCHLALCLLADVPGAERIYPAKIFETMALRKPCLALCPTGALAKLVKAHRVGDVIHPDDVSAIARFLVERLVAHENGTLQTESAPIDVERFDRRRQARAFAEVMDLARENCRNRARPRTGRVSSAWTTSRRWAHHYRSPGRSSPRP
- a CDS encoding heparinase II/III family protein, encoding MRSAVTLLALTLAAVPSCRRCGVDHAQTAPEAVTPLPAARATPGGPYRLLLDGDTRARLRAAAEAKTPAWRVLSSLCEEATAEHLDSGYQGFQWADALASTALCWHATRDPRYGRAAVAYLNALLDDRFAVGDERGGETVVRHDSGYGIRTFGVYSALGYDWLRDAPGMTPALRARTRARLGQWLGWYARDGYLRDHALSNYYWGYLTALALSGLSASGESPEGDRWLEGARTKLEHDVLPAFRERLPDGGWPEGFQYGEYTGLEIGLVVRAFQTAAGIDLRTALPWLGTLARHHSHALLPDGRSVYDGGTWGEHPARPSPLALSGALLASGTDAEARYMVRHLLPPLTREHAWVRLLVEDPRASERDPRVGAASSLHLRGLGLTFARSRFSSDAVWTSFQAGPFLAMDHQDKDQGHFELWRGSDGLVVDGGDAEGSATINHNTLLIDDHEDHMNYTPNQGVWGSGVRTTRFFDDGTLVVAVGDLADAYAPKCAAEGCPRSVEGLTRTFVYVRPGLLVLDDRALLASAGYGVTWIAHVTTRPTLGRAAASASVGGSRVDMAFLEPPNAMLSAPKEPTASGEGPHRQNHPWGPMWRIEAKSPIGSRERGFTVFLSAGARSAPKTNVTRVSSAGLRGGVAAGTAVLFASAEGKGHAALGVPARSVVVLDLEPGRRYRLEPEVDPTSCFVSVRLTPDPAGRVASPAGSLRATIPACRR